The Pogona vitticeps strain Pit_001003342236 chromosome 3, PviZW2.1, whole genome shotgun sequence genome includes a window with the following:
- the GOLGA7B gene encoding golgin subfamily A member 7B isoform X2 — protein sequence MEAEGPLCLTQEVHNLQELRRSASLATKVFVQRDYSDGTICQFQTKFPPELDSRIERHLFEETVKTLNNFYAEAEKIGGSSYLEGCLACATAYFIFLCMETHYEKVLKKISKYIQEQNEKIYAPRGLLLTDPVERGMRVIEISIYEDRCSSSSSGSSSSASSSAGGGGGGAGGR from the exons GTCCACAATCTCCAAGAACTACGGCGGAGTGCCTCATTGGCCACGAAGGTCTTTGTGCAGCGAGATTACAGCGATGGGACCATCTGCCAGTTCCAGACCAAATTTCCCCCTGAGCTGGATAGCAGG ATTGAGCGGCATCTTTTTGAGGAAACTGTGAAGACCCTCAACAACTTCTACGCAGAGGCTGAGAAAATTGGAGGCAGCTCCTATCTGGAGGGGTGCCTTGCCTGTGCCACAGCCTACTTCATCTTTCTTTGCATGGAAACCCACTATGAGAAG gttTTGAAGAAGATCTCCAAATATATACAGGAGCAGAATGAGAAGATCTATGCTCCCCGAGGGCTATTGCTGACAGATCCAGTTGAACGGGGCATGCGGGTT ATTGAGATCTCCATCTATGAGGACCGTTGCAGCAGCTCCAGCTCAGGCAGCTCCAGCAGTGCCAGCAGCAGTGCagggggagggggtggtggagCAGGGGGTCGGTGA
- the GOLGA7B gene encoding golgin subfamily A member 7B isoform X5 → MATEVHNLQELRRSASLATKVFVQRDYSDGTICQFQTKFPPELDSRIERHLFEETVKTLNNFYAEAEKIGGSSYLEGCLACATAYFIFLCMETHYEKVLKKISKYIQEQNEKIYAPRGLLLTDPVERGMRVIIPAIWIWS, encoded by the exons GTCCACAATCTCCAAGAACTACGGCGGAGTGCCTCATTGGCCACGAAGGTCTTTGTGCAGCGAGATTACAGCGATGGGACCATCTGCCAGTTCCAGACCAAATTTCCCCCTGAGCTGGATAGCAGG ATTGAGCGGCATCTTTTTGAGGAAACTGTGAAGACCCTCAACAACTTCTACGCAGAGGCTGAGAAAATTGGAGGCAGCTCCTATCTGGAGGGGTGCCTTGCCTGTGCCACAGCCTACTTCATCTTTCTTTGCATGGAAACCCACTATGAGAAG gttTTGAAGAAGATCTCCAAATATATACAGGAGCAGAATGAGAAGATCTATGCTCCCCGAGGGCTATTGCTGACAGATCCAGTTGAACGGGGCATGCGGGTT ATCATTCCTGCCATATGGATTTGGTCATGA
- the GOLGA7B gene encoding golgin subfamily A member 7B isoform X3 has protein sequence MATEVHNLQELRRSASLATKVFVQRDYSDGTICQFQTKFPPELDSRIERHLFEETVKTLNNFYAEAEKIGGSSYLEGCLACATAYFIFLCMETHYEKVLKKISKYIQEQNEKIYAPRGLLLTDPVERGMRVIEISIYEDRCSSSSSGSSSSASSSAGGGGGGAGGR, from the exons GTCCACAATCTCCAAGAACTACGGCGGAGTGCCTCATTGGCCACGAAGGTCTTTGTGCAGCGAGATTACAGCGATGGGACCATCTGCCAGTTCCAGACCAAATTTCCCCCTGAGCTGGATAGCAGG ATTGAGCGGCATCTTTTTGAGGAAACTGTGAAGACCCTCAACAACTTCTACGCAGAGGCTGAGAAAATTGGAGGCAGCTCCTATCTGGAGGGGTGCCTTGCCTGTGCCACAGCCTACTTCATCTTTCTTTGCATGGAAACCCACTATGAGAAG gttTTGAAGAAGATCTCCAAATATATACAGGAGCAGAATGAGAAGATCTATGCTCCCCGAGGGCTATTGCTGACAGATCCAGTTGAACGGGGCATGCGGGTT ATTGAGATCTCCATCTATGAGGACCGTTGCAGCAGCTCCAGCTCAGGCAGCTCCAGCAGTGCCAGCAGCAGTGCagggggagggggtggtggagCAGGGGGTCGGTGA